One window of Hymenobacter sp. BRD128 genomic DNA carries:
- a CDS encoding efflux transporter outer membrane subunit: MITNSLLRLAPALLLLAAASGCGILHPYGRPETPASGLYRDVATTDTTTLASRPWQQLFTDPQLQKLISEGLANNRNLQVADARIAQAQALLTQSRAAFLPSLNGRATTTLSRTGGAFVSTGVGGSSTTTGTTTGGTPTGGGTTTGGTTTGGGTTTGGGTTTGGTTTGTGTTTGGTTTGTGTTTGTTTTDQSSIVTGGAAHQYLLGLSSSWEADVWGKLRSTRRSYAASVLQSEAYRRVVQTQLIADIADNYYSLLALDAQLEITRQTVQNRIKDVEVMQQLLEGDVVTGAAVVQSEAQRYAAEVTIPDLQRSIREAENLLATLLGRTPGPIERGMLASQDPPPPLLTGVPSQLLRNRPDVQQAEFTFESAFESTNAARAYFYPSFTVTANGGLTSTTIQNLFSPTAVFASIVGGLAQPIFNQGINRLRLARSQALQREYLYTYQQTMFTAGQEVSNALFAYQSATDKARIRAQQLGALNKAVDYTHELLRAGFANYTEVLTAQQSLLQAQLNGVNDQLQQRQAVTDLYHALGGGWR; the protein is encoded by the coding sequence ATGATTACCAATAGCTTATTACGGCTAGCCCCCGCCCTACTGCTACTAGCCGCTGCCAGCGGCTGCGGCATTCTGCATCCCTATGGCCGGCCCGAAACGCCTGCCAGCGGCCTCTACCGCGACGTGGCTACTACCGATACCACCACGCTGGCCAGCCGCCCCTGGCAGCAGCTCTTTACCGACCCGCAGCTGCAAAAGCTCATTTCTGAAGGGCTAGCCAACAACCGCAACCTGCAAGTGGCCGACGCCCGCATTGCCCAGGCGCAGGCGCTATTAACCCAGAGCCGGGCGGCCTTTCTGCCCAGCCTCAACGGGCGCGCGACCACTACGCTTTCGCGGACGGGCGGGGCTTTTGTGAGCACCGGCGTAGGCGGCAGCAGCACCACTACGGGTACTACTACCGGCGGCACACCCACCGGTGGTGGCACGACCACGGGCGGCACGACCACCGGGGGTGGCACGACCACCGGGGGTGGCACGACCACTGGGGGCACGACCACCGGCACGGGCACGACCACGGGTGGCACGACCACCGGTACGGGCACGACCACCGGCACCACGACCACCGACCAGTCGAGCATTGTGACGGGCGGCGCGGCCCACCAGTACCTGCTCGGGTTAAGCAGCAGCTGGGAGGCTGATGTGTGGGGCAAGCTGCGCAGCACCCGGCGCTCGTATGCCGCCTCGGTGCTCCAGAGTGAGGCCTACCGGCGCGTGGTGCAAACCCAGCTCATCGCCGACATTGCCGACAACTACTACTCGCTGCTGGCCCTCGATGCACAACTCGAAATAACCCGCCAAACGGTGCAAAACCGCATCAAAGACGTGGAGGTGATGCAACAACTGCTCGAAGGCGACGTGGTAACCGGCGCCGCCGTAGTGCAGAGCGAGGCCCAGCGCTACGCCGCCGAAGTCACCATTCCCGACTTGCAGCGCAGCATTCGGGAGGCCGAAAACCTGCTGGCCACGCTGCTGGGCCGCACGCCCGGCCCTATTGAGCGCGGCATGCTGGCCAGCCAGGACCCGCCCCCGCCCTTGCTCACGGGCGTACCTAGCCAGCTGCTGCGCAATCGCCCCGACGTGCAGCAGGCCGAGTTTACGTTTGAAAGCGCCTTTGAAAGTACCAACGCCGCGCGGGCGTACTTCTACCCTAGCTTCACCGTCACAGCCAACGGCGGCCTGACGAGCACCACCATCCAAAACCTGTTTTCGCCCACGGCCGTGTTTGCCAGCATCGTGGGCGGGCTAGCCCAGCCGATATTCAACCAAGGCATTAACCGCCTGCGGCTGGCCCGCTCGCAGGCATTGCAGCGGGAATATCTCTACACCTACCAGCAAACGATGTTCACGGCCGGCCAGGAGGTCAGCAACGCCCTTTTTGCCTACCAGAGTGCCACCGACAAAGCCCGTATCCGGGCCCAGCAGCTCGGTGCGCTCAATAAAGCCGTAGACTACACCCACGAGCTATTGCGCGCCGGCTTTGCCAACTACACCGAGGTGCTCACGGCCCAGCAGAGCCTGCTGCAAGCCCAGCTCAATGGTGTAAACGACCAGCTGCAGCAGCGCCAGGCCGTGACGGACCTCTACCACGCGCTGGGTGGCGGCTGGCGCTAG
- a CDS encoding pirin-like bicupin family protein: MLAHIPAAARHHAAPVAWLNSYFLFSFADYFDRGNMHFGPLRVFNDDTVAPQNGFPQHPHSEMEIVTLVLEGEVSHEDTMGNRTAIPAGEVQRMTAGTGVAHSEMNRQDKPLHLYQLWFIPSQKGLAPSYEQKDLSFLKSKKNELVPLVTGQRVLEDVVYMNSNSTIYWSNLDCGKKLTFKTFPIRLTFIYVKEGSISVNGTVLGPSDQARLDAEDVLDIEATKDAQFILIDLPGSEANY; this comes from the coding sequence ATGCTTGCTCATATTCCTGCCGCTGCCCGCCACCACGCCGCTCCCGTAGCCTGGCTCAATTCGTATTTTTTGTTCTCATTTGCCGATTATTTCGACCGGGGCAATATGCACTTCGGGCCGTTGCGGGTGTTCAACGACGACACGGTAGCGCCGCAGAATGGCTTTCCGCAGCACCCGCACTCCGAGATGGAAATAGTGACGCTGGTACTCGAAGGCGAGGTGAGCCACGAGGATACGATGGGCAACCGCACGGCCATTCCGGCCGGTGAGGTGCAGCGCATGACGGCCGGCACCGGCGTGGCCCACAGCGAAATGAACCGCCAGGACAAGCCCCTGCACCTCTACCAGCTCTGGTTTATTCCGAGCCAGAAGGGGCTGGCTCCCAGCTACGAGCAAAAAGACCTGAGCTTTTTGAAAAGCAAAAAAAACGAGCTGGTGCCCCTCGTAACGGGCCAGCGCGTGCTCGAAGACGTGGTGTACATGAACTCGAACAGCACCATTTACTGGAGCAACCTGGACTGCGGAAAAAAGCTGACGTTCAAAACTTTCCCCATTCGCCTTACCTTTATCTACGTCAAGGAAGGCAGTATCTCCGTGAACGGCACCGTGCTCGGGCCTAGCGACCAGGCCCGCCTCGACGCCGAAGACGTGCTCGATATCGAAGCCACCAAAGACGCCCAGTTTATTTTGATTGACCTGCCCGGTAGCGAGGCGAATTACTAG
- a CDS encoding DUF2000 family protein, producing the protein MYATKITIVLKNDLADWQKLNVTAFLASAVAIQFPGTHGQPLVGSSGTAFLPFLRQPILVYKAEREEELQRARRRAAERGLAVGIYTEPLFATRGEAENLAVVASYTDDEQPLVGLVLYGDAKQVSKALNGLKFYT; encoded by the coding sequence ATGTACGCTACTAAAATTACCATTGTGCTGAAAAATGACCTGGCCGACTGGCAAAAGCTAAACGTAACGGCTTTTTTGGCTAGCGCAGTGGCCATTCAGTTTCCCGGCACGCACGGCCAGCCACTAGTGGGCAGCTCGGGCACTGCGTTTCTGCCGTTTTTGCGGCAGCCAATACTCGTGTATAAGGCTGAGCGTGAAGAAGAATTGCAGCGGGCCCGCCGCCGCGCCGCCGAGCGGGGGCTAGCAGTAGGCATTTATACCGAACCCTTATTTGCCACTAGGGGCGAAGCCGAAAACCTGGCCGTAGTGGCTAGCTACACCGATGACGAGCAGCCGCTGGTGGGGCTGGTGCTATACGGCGACGCCAAGCAGGTCAGCAAGGCCCTGAACGGCCTGAAATTTTACACCTAA
- a CDS encoding helix-turn-helix domain-containing GNAT family N-acetyltransferase: MDFIQQLGPVALGSRLRRLSEQLTGEAASIYAQYGLDFQPRWYPVFYLVAHQPGISSNEIAGQIGHTHASVSQIIKELVRHELLTMTTDPLDQRRRLLALAPRGQALLPQLQTQTEDVRRSMQALLAEANVDLWQALEIFEQQLQRQSLRHRVAATRRQREAGLVRIRNFEPADQPAFRQLNVEWISHYFTLEPADLKALDQPEAYILKPGGSILLAELNGTVVGTCALIRMSDGGYELAKMAVAPAAQGQQIGYLLGQAAIERARALGASRVYLESNSALTPALNLYRKLGFQPLAQAVPSPYARADVQMELLLS; encoded by the coding sequence GTGGATTTTATTCAACAGCTAGGCCCGGTGGCTTTGGGAAGCCGCCTGCGCCGCCTGAGCGAGCAGCTAACTGGGGAAGCTGCGAGTATTTACGCGCAATACGGGCTGGATTTTCAGCCGCGTTGGTACCCGGTATTTTACCTGGTGGCGCACCAGCCGGGTATTTCCAGCAATGAAATTGCCGGGCAGATTGGGCATACGCACGCCTCGGTTAGCCAGATTATCAAGGAGCTAGTGCGTCACGAATTGCTAACCATGACGACCGACCCGCTCGACCAGCGCCGCCGCCTACTGGCGCTGGCGCCGCGTGGCCAAGCGCTGCTGCCTCAGCTGCAAACCCAAACCGAGGATGTGCGACGCAGCATGCAAGCCCTGCTGGCCGAAGCCAACGTGGACCTATGGCAGGCGCTCGAAATTTTTGAGCAGCAACTGCAGCGCCAGAGTCTGCGCCATCGGGTAGCGGCGACGCGGCGGCAGCGCGAGGCGGGCCTCGTGCGCATCCGCAATTTTGAGCCGGCCGACCAACCGGCCTTTCGGCAGCTGAATGTGGAGTGGATTTCACACTACTTTACCTTGGAACCGGCCGACTTAAAAGCCTTGGACCAGCCCGAGGCGTACATTTTGAAGCCAGGCGGCAGCATTTTGCTGGCCGAGCTAAATGGGACGGTAGTGGGCACCTGCGCCCTTATCAGGATGAGCGATGGCGGCTACGAGCTAGCAAAAATGGCCGTGGCGCCGGCCGCGCAGGGCCAGCAAATCGGCTACCTGCTGGGGCAGGCGGCCATCGAGCGAGCCCGCGCGCTAGGGGCATCCCGCGTCTATTTAGAAAGCAATTCTGCGCTCACACCGGCGCTGAACCTCTACCGCAAGTTAGGGTTTCAGCCGCTAGCCCAGGCTGTGCCCTCGCCCTATGCGCGGGCCGATGTGCAAATGGAGCTGTTGCTTTCGTAG
- a CDS encoding peroxiredoxin: protein MLQLGDLAPDFTLPTDKGDTFHLADQRGRPVVLYFYPKDDTPGCTAEACAFRDQYADFLDLGAVVVGVSSDSEASHQKFSQKHRLPFPLLADGGGQLRRQYEVPRALLGLLPGRVTFVIDKNGKIAYIFNSLSGAIDHVSKTKEVLRGLASKA, encoded by the coding sequence ATGCTTCAGCTCGGCGACCTAGCCCCCGATTTTACTCTGCCCACCGATAAAGGCGATACGTTTCACCTGGCCGACCAGCGGGGCAGGCCGGTAGTGCTCTATTTCTACCCCAAGGATGACACGCCCGGCTGCACCGCCGAGGCCTGCGCCTTTCGCGACCAGTACGCCGATTTTCTGGACCTGGGCGCCGTGGTGGTGGGCGTGAGCTCCGATAGCGAGGCCTCGCACCAGAAGTTCAGCCAGAAGCACCGGCTGCCGTTTCCGCTGCTGGCCGATGGCGGCGGGCAGCTACGCAGGCAGTATGAGGTACCCCGCGCGCTGCTCGGGTTGCTGCCGGGGCGCGTCACGTTCGTAATTGACAAGAACGGTAAAATCGCTTATATTTTCAACTCCCTGAGCGGCGCTATCGACCACGTTAGCAAGACCAAAGAGGTGCTGCGCGGGCTGGCCAGTAAGGCTTAG
- a CDS encoding M2 family metallopeptidase translates to MKTRYSEFRFSWPWSVLAALLTACAPTAKVPVATVPPAKPASPVAARQPSGNVQIDFKDAADQFLTEYNQQYVRRYTEASEAEWTSNTHIVPGDTTNAGRTARANERMAAFAGSKQIIEEIRELLAHKDQLTPLQVKQLETALYNAANSPQTVADLVKRRIKAEAAQTEKLYGFTYTYAGKSVTTNDLDALLRTETNPQKRQQIWEASKEIGPTLKTGLLNLRDLRNQTVQALGYPDFFSYQASDYGLSRDEMMALVRKLNDELRPLYRELHTYARYELAKKYHVKQVPDYMPAQWLPNRWGQDWGSLVTVKGINLDAAIAKKGQQWPVQQAERFYQSLGFPALPASFYEKSSIYPLPATASYKKNNHASAWHLDLNHDVRSLMSVEPNTEWYETTHHELGHIYYYLTYTNPNVPPLLRQGANRAYHEAIGSMMGLAAQQKPFLAGLGLIAPNTKTDQTQQLLKEALQYVPFIPFASGVMSEWENVFYAENLPADQLNAKWWALCKQYQGMVPPSPRGEQFLDPATKTHINDDPAQYYDYALSYIILFQLHDHIARKILHQDPHATNYYGSQEVGQFLQDIMRPGSSRDWRTVLKEKTGEDLSARAMVDYFQPLMVYLKEQNKGRKYTM, encoded by the coding sequence ATGAAAACGCGCTATTCTGAATTTCGTTTTAGCTGGCCCTGGTCGGTGCTGGCCGCGCTGCTCACCGCCTGCGCGCCCACGGCAAAGGTACCCGTGGCTACCGTGCCACCGGCCAAGCCGGCTAGCCCCGTTGCCGCCAGGCAGCCGTCGGGCAATGTGCAAATTGATTTTAAAGACGCGGCCGACCAATTTCTGACTGAATACAACCAACAGTACGTGCGCCGCTACACCGAGGCTAGCGAGGCCGAGTGGACCAGCAACACGCACATCGTGCCCGGCGACACCACCAACGCCGGCCGCACCGCCCGCGCCAATGAGCGCATGGCCGCCTTCGCCGGCAGCAAGCAGATTATTGAAGAAATACGCGAGCTCTTAGCCCACAAAGACCAGCTTACCCCGCTGCAAGTCAAGCAGCTCGAAACGGCGCTCTACAACGCCGCCAACTCGCCCCAGACCGTGGCCGACCTCGTGAAGCGCCGCATCAAAGCCGAAGCCGCGCAGACCGAGAAGCTCTACGGCTTTACGTACACCTACGCCGGCAAGTCGGTGACGACCAACGACCTCGATGCGCTGCTGCGCACCGAAACCAACCCGCAGAAGCGCCAGCAAATCTGGGAGGCCAGTAAGGAAATCGGCCCCACGTTGAAGACCGGCCTGCTAAACCTGCGCGACCTGCGCAACCAGACGGTGCAGGCGCTGGGCTACCCCGATTTTTTCAGCTACCAGGCCAGCGACTACGGCCTGAGCCGCGACGAAATGATGGCGCTCGTGCGCAAGCTCAACGACGAGCTGCGCCCGCTCTACCGCGAGCTGCACACCTACGCCCGCTACGAGCTCGCCAAGAAATACCACGTCAAGCAGGTGCCCGACTACATGCCCGCGCAGTGGCTGCCCAACCGCTGGGGCCAGGACTGGGGCAGCCTGGTAACGGTAAAAGGCATCAACCTCGACGCGGCCATCGCCAAGAAGGGCCAGCAGTGGCCCGTGCAGCAGGCCGAGCGCTTCTATCAGAGCCTGGGCTTCCCGGCCCTGCCGGCCAGCTTCTACGAGAAAAGCAGCATCTACCCGCTGCCCGCCACGGCCAGCTACAAAAAGAACAATCACGCCTCGGCCTGGCACCTCGACCTCAACCACGACGTGCGCAGCCTGATGAGCGTGGAGCCCAACACCGAGTGGTACGAAACCACCCACCACGAGCTGGGCCACATCTACTACTACCTCACCTACACCAACCCCAACGTGCCGCCGCTGCTGCGCCAGGGCGCCAACCGCGCCTACCACGAGGCCATCGGCAGCATGATGGGGCTAGCCGCCCAGCAAAAGCCCTTCTTGGCCGGGCTGGGGCTGATAGCCCCGAATACCAAAACCGACCAGACCCAGCAGCTGCTGAAAGAGGCGCTGCAATACGTGCCGTTCATCCCCTTCGCCTCGGGCGTGATGAGCGAGTGGGAAAACGTCTTTTATGCCGAAAACCTGCCCGCCGACCAACTCAACGCCAAGTGGTGGGCGCTCTGCAAGCAGTACCAGGGCATGGTGCCCCCTAGCCCGCGCGGCGAACAGTTCCTCGACCCCGCCACCAAAACCCACATCAACGACGACCCCGCGCAGTACTACGACTACGCGCTGAGCTACATTATCTTATTCCAGCTCCACGACCACATCGCCCGCAAAATCCTGCACCAGGACCCGCACGCCACCAACTACTACGGCAGCCAGGAAGTCGGCCAGTTTCTACAAGACATTATGCGCCCCGGCAGCAGCCGCGACTGGCGCACCGTGCTCAAGGAAAAAACCGGCGAAGACCTTTCGGCCAGGGCCATGGTCGACTATTTTCAGCCGCTAATGGTATACTTGAAGGAGCAGAACAAGGGGCGGAAATACACGATGTGA
- a CDS encoding GAF domain-containing protein, which produces MTTNFPASLIPAHDAARLRTLHQYQIVNTTPEQIFDDYVAWAAQLFSVPIALISLVDAEFVWFKALTGATGIPGLLRNESMCSAAILSADKVIISDYKPESCELIKPDVAQAIGLNFYAGAALVAEDNSRMGMLAIIGKEARDFSAAEAELLTRLAGLVSQTIELRYRYLAAGQLAEWEDAQHELSKALDDNAALARYLATRSQGIDLGDAEVVRPITQRLESVARVLARRLG; this is translated from the coding sequence ATGACGACCAATTTTCCTGCTTCGCTGATACCTGCGCACGACGCTGCCCGCCTGCGCACGCTGCACCAGTATCAGATTGTGAATACGACGCCCGAGCAAATATTTGACGATTACGTAGCGTGGGCGGCGCAGCTTTTCAGCGTGCCCATCGCGCTTATCTCGCTCGTCGATGCCGAGTTTGTGTGGTTTAAGGCCCTGACCGGGGCTACTGGTATCCCGGGCCTGCTGCGCAACGAGAGTATGTGCTCGGCGGCAATTTTGAGCGCCGATAAGGTAATAATATCCGACTACAAGCCCGAAAGCTGCGAGCTAATTAAGCCCGACGTGGCGCAGGCTATCGGGCTCAACTTTTACGCCGGCGCCGCCCTGGTGGCCGAAGACAACTCGCGCATGGGTATGCTCGCCATCATTGGCAAAGAAGCCCGCGATTTCTCGGCCGCCGAGGCCGAGCTGCTGACCCGGCTAGCGGGCCTCGTGAGCCAAACTATTGAGCTGCGCTACCGCTACCTGGCCGCCGGCCAGCTGGCCGAGTGGGAAGACGCGCAGCACGAGCTAAGCAAGGCCCTGGACGATAACGCGGCCCTGGCCCGCTACCTGGCTACTCGCAGCCAGGGCATTGACCTCGGCGACGCCGAGGTGGTGCGTCCCATCACCCAGCGGCTCGAAAGCGTGGCCCGCGTGCTGGCCCGCCGGCTGGGCTAG
- a CDS encoding trans-aconitate 2-methyltransferase, protein MRKRFGQLLDNAAVFRYHRQRILDYGPGSPGALGWHADSQQVRFKMLAQIADLAHCSVLDVGCGYADLYPYLRQRFAGVHYHGIEQMPELLALAQARYRDAPDITLATGDFLRQELPLSDYVLASGSLNYRQRQPGFIFQAIETLYASSRLGLGFNLLSWEPAGGGPLVAYDPADIVAFCQSLAPTVELHEGYRDGDFTVFVYR, encoded by the coding sequence ATGCGCAAGCGCTTTGGGCAGCTGCTCGACAATGCGGCTGTATTCCGCTACCATCGGCAGCGCATTCTGGATTATGGGCCAGGCAGCCCTGGCGCCCTCGGCTGGCATGCTGATAGCCAGCAGGTGCGCTTCAAAATGCTGGCCCAGATTGCTGACCTCGCCCACTGCTCGGTGCTCGACGTGGGCTGTGGCTATGCCGACCTGTATCCGTATCTGCGGCAGCGCTTTGCCGGGGTGCACTACCACGGCATTGAGCAAATGCCGGAGCTACTAGCCCTGGCCCAGGCCCGCTACCGCGATGCTCCGGATATTACCCTGGCCACCGGCGATTTTTTGCGCCAGGAGCTGCCGCTCAGCGATTACGTGCTGGCCAGTGGCTCGCTCAATTATCGCCAGCGCCAGCCGGGCTTCATTTTTCAGGCTATCGAGACGCTGTATGCAAGTAGCCGGCTCGGCCTGGGCTTCAACCTGCTGAGCTGGGAGCCGGCCGGCGGCGGCCCGCTGGTAGCGTATGACCCCGCCGATATTGTGGCCTTTTGCCAATCGCTAGCCCCCACAGTGGAGTTACACGAAGGCTACCGCGACGGCGACTTTACCGTATTCGTGTATCGTTAG
- a CDS encoding alpha/beta hydrolase has product MKNSSLLLALSLFGLTTTAHLHAQTTAAGTAAPVLPLYAGAIPDSKPSQVQETSVTEGVGVRISNVIQPTLTVYTPARDRANGTSVIICPGGGYARLAIDHEGYDVAKRLAEMGITAFVLKYRLPNDRSQPDKSIAPLLDAQQALRLVRQLAPKYNLNPERIGLMGFSAGGHLAATAGTHFARPVGDNPGPASVRPAFLVLLYPVISFADSIAHKGSRDNLVGATASPAQVRLYSNELQVSAQTPPTFLVHAEDDKTVPVQNSLVFYEALHRHGVPAELHIYPKGGHGFGMNNATTKDQWIERLQNWMDANGWLTK; this is encoded by the coding sequence ATGAAAAATTCCTCCCTGCTGCTAGCCTTAAGTCTTTTCGGTTTGACTACCACCGCCCACCTTCACGCCCAAACTACGGCTGCCGGCACGGCCGCGCCCGTGCTGCCCCTTTACGCGGGCGCCATCCCCGATTCGAAGCCTAGCCAAGTGCAGGAAACCAGCGTGACCGAAGGCGTCGGCGTGCGGATTTCCAACGTCATTCAGCCCACGCTTACGGTGTATACCCCGGCCCGCGACCGCGCCAACGGTACGTCGGTTATTATTTGTCCCGGCGGCGGCTACGCCCGGCTGGCCATCGACCACGAGGGCTACGACGTGGCCAAGCGCCTGGCCGAGATGGGCATTACGGCCTTCGTGCTGAAGTACCGCCTGCCCAACGACCGCAGCCAACCCGACAAAAGCATCGCACCGCTGCTCGATGCCCAGCAGGCCCTGCGCCTGGTGCGCCAGTTGGCTCCCAAGTACAACCTCAACCCCGAGCGCATCGGCCTGATGGGCTTTTCGGCGGGCGGCCACCTGGCCGCCACGGCGGGCACCCATTTTGCCCGGCCCGTGGGCGATAACCCCGGCCCGGCCTCGGTGCGGCCGGCATTTCTGGTGCTGCTGTATCCGGTTATCAGCTTCGCCGATAGCATCGCCCACAAAGGCTCGCGCGACAACCTGGTGGGTGCCACCGCTAGCCCGGCGCAGGTGCGGCTGTACTCTAATGAGCTGCAAGTGAGCGCCCAAACGCCACCCACCTTTTTGGTGCACGCCGAGGATGATAAAACGGTGCCGGTGCAAAACAGCCTCGTGTTTTACGAGGCCCTGCACCGCCACGGCGTGCCCGCCGAGCTGCACATCTACCCCAAAGGCGGCCACGGCTTCGGTATGAACAACGCCACTACCAAAGACCAGTGGATAGAGCGCCTGCAAAACTGGATGGATGCCAACGGCTGGCTGACAAAATGA
- a CDS encoding alpha/beta hydrolase — MNIWPKIFFSQLLWLALIFAAKQEVSAQTPAAPLCIGETFSLASKVLGETRRLNVYLPPVYRDSATVRLPVLYMPDGGLAEDFLHVAGLVQVLVGNGTMRPFILVGIENTQRRRDLTGPTTNAADKKIAPRVGESATFRQFIRRELMPAVRQRYRTTAETALVGESLAGLFTVETLLLEPDLFDTYLAFDPSLWWNDGQLVKQAPGLVAAYRGPAKTLYLATSSQGDTAATARLASLIRAAPRSGLTAYYEPMPAETHATIYHPAALRGFRRVLAPRKAK, encoded by the coding sequence TTGAATATCTGGCCAAAAATTTTCTTCAGCCAGCTGCTTTGGCTAGCCCTGATATTCGCTGCCAAGCAGGAGGTCAGCGCCCAAACCCCAGCTGCCCCGCTCTGCATCGGCGAAACCTTCTCGCTAGCCTCGAAAGTGCTGGGCGAAACCCGGCGGCTCAATGTGTACCTGCCACCCGTGTACCGCGACTCGGCCACGGTGCGGCTGCCGGTGCTTTACATGCCCGACGGGGGGCTAGCCGAAGATTTTCTGCACGTGGCGGGACTGGTGCAGGTGCTGGTGGGCAATGGCACGATGCGGCCCTTCATCCTGGTGGGTATCGAGAATACGCAGCGCCGCCGCGACCTCACCGGCCCCACTACCAATGCCGCAGACAAAAAAATAGCGCCCCGCGTGGGCGAGTCGGCCACCTTCCGGCAATTTATCCGCCGCGAGCTGATGCCGGCCGTGCGCCAGCGCTACCGCACCACCGCCGAAACGGCCCTAGTAGGCGAGTCGCTGGCCGGGCTTTTTACCGTCGAAACCCTGCTGCTGGAACCCGATTTATTTGATACCTACCTGGCCTTCGACCCCAGCCTGTGGTGGAACGACGGGCAACTGGTGAAGCAGGCCCCCGGCCTCGTAGCGGCCTACCGCGGCCCGGCCAAAACGCTCTACCTGGCCACCAGCAGCCAAGGCGACACGGCGGCCACGGCCCGGCTAGCCAGCCTCATTCGGGCCGCGCCCCGCAGCGGCCTCACCGCGTATTACGAGCCCATGCCGGCCGAAACGCACGCTACCATTTACCACCCGGCCGCGCTGCGGGGCTTCCGGCGGGTATTGGCCCCGCGCAAAGCCAAGTAA